One part of the Ornithodoros turicata isolate Travis chromosome 2, ASM3712646v1, whole genome shotgun sequence genome encodes these proteins:
- the LOC135383069 gene encoding uncharacterized protein LOC135383069, with amino-acid sequence MKGALVGSSQLKFMTRDRLFVDSDVEIVTFSYPGATAARLREKIHRLHLAVDWIVMYIGGNDIQDGKSAAAVLREVSDTVEVAKGYAEHIFLYKLMPQTRRPELSGTIQGYNAMLRTIPAVRAGDATVLSIDHKIFTRNKEVKEGMLSRDGYHISTGRGLSCLAGILRTALVKRYGPWLKAPGPRRGIVLKPMESCEECRAKGHPTSACRPVRSPW; translated from the exons atgaaaggcgcgttggttggcagtagccagctgaagtttatgacgcgcgacaggctgttcgtagactctgacgtggaaatcgtcacttttagctatcccggagctacagcggcccgtctgagagaaaaaatccatcgactgcacctagcagtagactggatcgtcatgtatatcggtggcaacgatatccaggatgggaagagtgccgcagctgttttgcgggaagtctca gataccgttgaggtggcgaaaggctacgcggagcatatattcctgtataagctgatgccacagacaaggcggcctgaactttctggcacaattcagggatataacgcgatgctgcgcacgattccagctgtccgtgccggtgacgctacggtgttgagcattgac cacaagatctttaccaggaacaaggaggtgaaagaggggatgctttcacgggatggctatcacatttcgacgggacgggggttatcgtgcctagcaggcatcctccgcacagccctcgtgaaacgctacggaccatggctgaaagcaccgggtccgcgtcgtggcatcgtactcaagccaatggagtcgtgtgaagagtgtcgtgctaagggacaccccacgagtgcatgcaggcctgtgcgctcaccgtggtga